From the Carassius carassius chromosome 34, fCarCar2.1, whole genome shotgun sequence genome, the window tatcagggaTCATGTTCACACCAAGTCATAGATGACCTACTCAAAATGACCgtcccttgtgatggaaccatatggtccaatccccacttcataGGATGAGGTCATTCGGTTTTCATACACCACAGATCCGCTGTCCTCCTGGGAGTAGGAACAgtgtcagcatccagtccatCAGAAATAAAGGgcagaataaaaccagtagcagctgctCACCATCACGCTTgtgccacatgcggtcacagggaactggtatatagcaaaggaagATGTGgaccccacaggagcacaaggtgggtcgtttccacccagtagatgaatcgaatccagactcagtcgaggcagagtaacgtctctagacaccactaccacaaactgaccatctctaatacactggacagtcactagaACAAGGTACAAGAGCAGGTTAAAGCAGAGAATCAATTTAACACTAACAGAATAAGATAGAGAACACTTACCCGCCCTCCCATAGAAACACTGTTgtccgttaaagcagcagttgatagcttcacacgcagcaccactgatcccaggtagCCCACATTGaatctgctcagaatcagctacagcacatttatcaaggggctctgcctgcactactggcttctgaagtggaatcTGCAGTTTAGGTagttgttgaactggcttctgaagcggaaactgctgaGGAAACTGCTGGTAAGTTggttgttgaactggcttctgaagcggaaactgcggtttAGGTagttgttgaactggcttctgaagcggaaactgctgaggaaactgctggttagttgGTTGTTGAattggcttctgaagcggaaactgctgaGGAAACTGCTGGTAAGCTGGTTGTTGAattggcttctgaagcggaaactgctgaGTCATCAGAGCTTGAGCATCCTGAAGTGATTTACCccactgtggaacagcatgacagaaagCACAAACCAGCAAAATCTGAACCAGATCccaacttccagccattgttcaacagctaaacacaAAGTGGAGATACTGCCCTTTGGTCTTCttgtattctacagatttcagctaattaacgatagtccctccctcttcattaacaCTCATGGTTCTCATGACTTTCAGAAATGGGAGCTTATGCAGCTGATTCTCTTTGGATCTCAAGATAGAATTCTTCTTTTTCCCATTATGAGCATAAATGCACAAACTTAATTCGAAAAATCTTACTAATCTGATTGTTATTGGTTCTCAAATTCTGTTAACAAGGTGTTTCATGATTCCAATTGTCATATTGACAACAAATAAGAATGGTTCAAGTCCAAGTTATGCTGGGCacacaccaaaagatttttttacatcttataagattttcaaaatgtgatagaccacacACATAACCGTTTTACTCCTATAGTGTGTGGTatgccatgatgtgacaaagacagcacaccacacacgaacagattttcaaccagagtctcgactgtgaacacaggaaatctcgcaaaatctcgCGAGGCTTCAGAATAATATGCagaaagaaattgcaatgataatgtttggaatgattttatacCCGACACAagtggtggaaagagtactgaaaatttttacttaagtaaaagttcTGTTACACTGATGAAAAACTACTCCATTACAAGTTAAAGTACTGCTGTCAAAACATTacgtaagtaaaagtaaaaaagtactccTCTCAAAAAGTACTGAGTacaagttactagttacttttaaGCTGGTGATATTTAGTTACtaaaaaatattcatatcaaAGATCTATGTGGATGGATAATATCAACTTTGAACAGtactttaagtggcccaaaataGGTGCaggtactctattatagcatatatatatgtgtgtgtgtgtgtgtgtgtgtgtgtgtatatatatatatatatatatatatatatatatatatatatgtatatctatgtatatatatatacatagatatacatatatatatatacatatatatatatatatatatatatatatatacatagatatatatatatatatatatatatatatatatatatatatatacatagatatatatacatagatatatatatatatatatatacatagatatatatatatacatatatatatatatacatagatatatatatatacatagatatatatatatatatatatacatagatatacatagatatatagatatacatatatatatatatacatagatatacatagatatacatatatatatatatatatatacatagatatacatatatatatatatatatatacatagatatatagatatacatatatatatatatatacatagatatacatagatatacatatatatatatatatacatagatatacatatatatatatatatatatatatatacatagatatacatagatatacacatatatatatatatatatatatatatatacatagatatacacatatatatatatatatatatatatatatatatatatatatatatatatacatagatatacacatatatatatatatatatatatatatatatatatatatatatatatacacatatatatatatatatatatatatatatatatatatatatatatacacatatatat encodes:
- the LOC132115417 gene encoding zona pellucida sperm-binding protein 4-like isoform X1; this encodes MAGSWDLVQILLVCAFCHAVPQWGKSLQDAQALMTQQFPLQKPIQQPAYQQFPQQFPLQKPIQQPTNQQFPQQFPLQKPVQQLPKPQFPLQKPVQQPTYQQFPQQFPLQKPVQQLPKLQIPLQKPVVQAEPLDKCAVADSEQIQCGLPGISGAACEAINCCFNGQQCFYGRAVTVQCIRDGQFVVVVSRDVTLPRLSLDSIHLLGGNDPPCAPVGSTSSFAIYQFPVTACGTSVMEDSGSVVYENRMTSSYEVGIGPYGSITRDGHFEFLFQCRYSGTSVEALVVEVNSVPPPPPVAAPGPLRVELRLANGQCVTKGCADGDEAYTSYYSDADYPITKVLREPVYVEVHIMERTDPNIVLMLGRCWTTSTPSPLSLPQWDLLIDGCPYQDDRYLTTLVPVTGSSGLQFPTHYKRFVVKMFTFVDPASLAALQETIFIHCSTEVCHPSSGSCEQSCTRKRRDTHIKAISGEQTVVSSGEVTLVM
- the LOC132115417 gene encoding zona pellucida sperm-binding protein 4-like isoform X2, giving the protein MAGSWDLVQILLVCAFCHAVPQWGKSLQDAQALMTQQFPLQKPIQQPAYQQFPQQFPLQKPIQQPTNQQFPQQFPLQKPVQQLPKPQFPLQKPVQQPTKLQIPLQKPVVQAEPLDKCAVADSEQIQCGLPGISGAACEAINCCFNGQQCFYGRAVTVQCIRDGQFVVVVSRDVTLPRLSLDSIHLLGGNDPPCAPVGSTSSFAIYQFPVTACGTSVMEDSGSVVYENRMTSSYEVGIGPYGSITRDGHFEFLFQCRYSGTSVEALVVEVNSVPPPPPVAAPGPLRVELRLANGQCVTKGCADGDEAYTSYYSDADYPITKVLREPVYVEVHIMERTDPNIVLMLGRCWTTSTPSPLSLPQWDLLIDGCPYQDDRYLTTLVPVTGSSGLQFPTHYKRFVVKMFTFVDPASLAALQETIFIHCSTEVCHPSSGSCEQSCTRKRRDTHIKAISGEQTVVSSGEVTLVM
- the LOC132115417 gene encoding zona pellucida sperm-binding protein 4-like isoform X5, which produces MAGSWDLVQILLVCAFCHAVPQWGKSLQDAQALMTQQFPLQKPIQQPAYQQFPQQFPLQKPIQQPTNQQFPQQFPLQKPVQQLPKPQFPLQKPVQLDKCAVADSEQIQCGLPGISGAACEAINCCFNGQQCFYGRAVTVQCIRDGQFVVVVSRDVTLPRLSLDSIHLLGGNDPPCAPVGSTSSFAIYQFPVTACGTSVMEDSGSVVYENRMTSSYEVGIGPYGSITRDGHFEFLFQCRYSGTSVEALVVEVNSVPPPPPVAAPGPLRVELRLANGQCVTKGCADGDEAYTSYYSDADYPITKVLREPVYVEVHIMERTDPNIVLMLGRCWTTSTPSPLSLPQWDLLIDGCPYQDDRYLTTLVPVTGSSGLQFPTHYKRFVVKMFTFVDPASLAALQETIFIHCSTEVCHPSSGSCEQSCTRKRRDTHIKAISGEQTVVSSGEVTLVM
- the LOC132115417 gene encoding zona pellucida sperm-binding protein 4-like isoform X3 encodes the protein MAGSWDLVQILLVCAFCHAVPQWGKSLQDAQALMTQQFPLQKPIQQPAYQQFPQQFPLQKPIQQPTNQQFPQQFPLQKPVQQLPKPQFPLQKPVQQPTYQQFPQQFPLQKPVQLDKCAVADSEQIQCGLPGISGAACEAINCCFNGQQCFYGRAVTVQCIRDGQFVVVVSRDVTLPRLSLDSIHLLGGNDPPCAPVGSTSSFAIYQFPVTACGTSVMEDSGSVVYENRMTSSYEVGIGPYGSITRDGHFEFLFQCRYSGTSVEALVVEVNSVPPPPPVAAPGPLRVELRLANGQCVTKGCADGDEAYTSYYSDADYPITKVLREPVYVEVHIMERTDPNIVLMLGRCWTTSTPSPLSLPQWDLLIDGCPYQDDRYLTTLVPVTGSSGLQFPTHYKRFVVKMFTFVDPASLAALQETIFIHCSTEVCHPSSGSCEQSCTRKRRDTHIKAISGEQTVVSSGEVTLVM
- the LOC132115417 gene encoding zona pellucida sperm-binding protein 4-like isoform X4, whose amino-acid sequence is MAGSWDLVQILLVCAFCHAVPQWGKSLQDAQALMTQQFPLQKPIQQPAYQQFPQQFPLQKPIQQPTNQQFPQQFPLQKPVQQLPKPQFPLQKPVQQPIQKPVVQAEPLDKCAVADSEQIQCGLPGISGAACEAINCCFNGQQCFYGRAVTVQCIRDGQFVVVVSRDVTLPRLSLDSIHLLGGNDPPCAPVGSTSSFAIYQFPVTACGTSVMEDSGSVVYENRMTSSYEVGIGPYGSITRDGHFEFLFQCRYSGTSVEALVVEVNSVPPPPPVAAPGPLRVELRLANGQCVTKGCADGDEAYTSYYSDADYPITKVLREPVYVEVHIMERTDPNIVLMLGRCWTTSTPSPLSLPQWDLLIDGCPYQDDRYLTTLVPVTGSSGLQFPTHYKRFVVKMFTFVDPASLAALQETIFIHCSTEVCHPSSGSCEQSCTRKRRDTHIKAISGEQTVVSSGEVTLVM